A segment of the Labilithrix sp. genome:
CGGGGCCGGCTTCCTCCCCGCGAAGGAGACCTCGTACGAGGTGCCGTTCCGCCAGCGGAGGGTGAACCCCGCCGCGGAGTCGAAGTCGACGCGCCCGCAGGGCACCGCGCTCCACCTCGTGCAGTTCATCTCGCAGCCGCTCGAGGCGTTCATCGCTCAGGTCCAGGCGGCGGGCGGTGAGGTCCACCAGTACGTGCACGGCAACGCGTACGTCGTCCGCGGCGACGCGGCGGCGATGGCGCGCATCGAGGCGCTCCCGTTCGTCCGCGCGGTGTCGACCCTCGACGAGAACGAGAAGATCGATCCGATGCTCCGCGCGGTCGAGTCGAAGGAGACGCCGATCGTCGTCCTCCTCGTCGACGGCAAGCGCGATCGCAAGGCGGTCGAGAGCCACATCACCGCGCTCGGCGGGACGATCGACGTGAGCGATCCGCTCGGCATCCTCATCGAGGCGCACGTGCCGCGCAAATCGGTCGAGATCCTCTCCGCGCTGCCGGAGGTCCTCTGGCTCGAGCAGGGCACGCAGATCGAGAACGACTACGACATCGCGAACCAGCAGGGCGGGCAGCAGTACCTCGAGTCGCTCGAGGACACGCGCCCGAACCTCCCCGGCTACACCGGCGTCGGCATCCGCGGTCACATCCTCGAGGGCATCACGCCGACGCACGGCGACTTCGTCGCGAACGGCTTCCGCCAGGCGCCGATCGCGGTCGACAACGGCAACTCCGACTCGCACGGCATGCAGACGTTCGGCATCGTGTTCGGCTCCGGCGCCGGCAACGCGCGCGCGCGCGGTCTCCTCCCGAACGGGCAGGGCTACTACACGCACAACAGCGCGGTGATGTCGGCGCCGCTCGGCGGCCGCTCCACGCTCGTCGGCAAGCTCGTCAACGAGCACAAGGTGATGTTCCAGACCGCCTCGTGGGGTCAGCCGACGAAGAAGGACTACGACGCGAAGTCCGCGGAGATGGACGCGCTCATCTTCCTCCACGACATCCCGATCACGCAGAGCCAGAGCAACACCGGCTCGCAGACGTCGCGCCCGCAGGCGTGGGCGAAGAACATCATCTCCGTCGGCGCGCTGAACCACTACGGCACGCTCACGATGGACGACGACAAGTGGAGCCGCAGCGGCAGCATCGGCCCCGCCACCGACGGCCGCATCAAGCCGGACGTCTGCTTCTATTACGACCGGACGATCACGACGACGACGAACGGCCAGTACTCGCAGAGCTTCGGCGGCACGTCGGGCGCGACGCCCACCGTCGCCGGTCACGTCGGCCTCGCGATCGAGCTCTGGACCAACGGCGTCTTCGGCAACCCGATCTCTCCGCGCGTCGACGGCGAGGACGTCGCGTCGTGGCGCTTCAGGAACCGCCCGCACGCGTCGACGACGAAGGCGCTCCTCGTCCACACCGCGACGCAGCACC
Coding sequences within it:
- a CDS encoding S8 family serine peptidase, whose product is MKRASLSRIGLALLCLGVVYGCNAGDAPEDVAGDGAPITAGATDVRIVDVPGTSIRVATWNDAGRPFFSIDLGAGFLPAKETSYEVPFRQRRVNPAAESKSTRPQGTALHLVQFISQPLEAFIAQVQAAGGEVHQYVHGNAYVVRGDAAAMARIEALPFVRAVSTLDENEKIDPMLRAVESKETPIVVLLVDGKRDRKAVESHITALGGTIDVSDPLGILIEAHVPRKSVEILSALPEVLWLEQGTQIENDYDIANQQGGQQYLESLEDTRPNLPGYTGVGIRGHILEGITPTHGDFVANGFRQAPIAVDNGNSDSHGMQTFGIVFGSGAGNARARGLLPNGQGYYTHNSAVMSAPLGGRSTLVGKLVNEHKVMFQTASWGQPTKKDYDAKSAEMDALIFLHDIPITQSQSNTGSQTSRPQAWAKNIISVGALNHYGTLTMDDDKWSRSGSIGPATDGRIKPDVCFYYDRTITTTTNGQYSQSFGGTSGATPTVAGHVGLAIELWTNGVFGNPISPRVDGEDVASWRFRNRPHASTTKALLVHTATQHQFEGENHDRTRTHQGWGIPNVEEMYKRRNNMLVVNETDVLAPLQKSTYTVDVAAGAPDLRATMVYKDKEATVFTGVHRINNLDLKVIAPNGTVYWGNNGLKASMYSTPGGDHNVVDTVENIIIKDPAAGRWTIEVIADEVNADSHPQTPALDADYALVVSY